The Vibrio nitrifigilis genome window below encodes:
- the topA gene encoding type I DNA topoisomerase, giving the protein MGKSLVIVESPAKAKTINKYLGKDFIVKSSVGHVRDLPTAGQSTGAKKAAPTSTKGLSAEEKARLKKEKERSSLIKKMGIDPYNGWEANYQILPGKEKVVNELKKLAKDADSVYLATDLDREGEAIAWHLREIIGGDEERYKRVVFNEITKTAIQQAFKQPGDLNMDGVNAQQARRFMDRVVGFMVSPLLWKKVARGLSAGRVQSVAVKLLVEREREIKAFTPEEFWDINADTKTSANDKFRLLVAQQNGEAFKPTNEQETKAAISVLEKARYEVCKREDRPTTSKPSAPFITSTLQQAASTRLGYGVKKTMMLAQRLYEGGYITYMRTDSTNLSQEAVASVRDFITDQFGDKYLPSKPNVYGSKENAQEAHEAIRPSSVDVKSDDLQGMDADAHKLYNLIWNQFVACQMTPAQYTSTTVSVKAAEYTLKAKGRILKFDGWTRVQRPLGKNEDQILPEVKVGDELALEALDPKQHFTKPPARYTEAALVKELEKRGIGRPSTYASIISTIQDRGYVKVDSRRFYAEKMGEIVTDRLDDSFEDLMNYDFTARMEQKLDQIAEGDANWKGVLDNFFADFSQNLEQAEQDEEQGGMKPNHMVQTDIECPTCGRPMVIRTASTGVFLGCSGYALPPKERCKTTINLGDEDGVINVLEEDVETAALRAKKRCPICGTAMDAYLIDEKRKLHVCGNNPNCEGYIVEHGEFKLKGYDGPVVECDKCGSDMVLKNGRFGKYMACTNESCSNTRKILKNGEVAPPKEDPVHFPELPCTQSDAYFVLRDGASGLFFAASNFPKSRETRAPLVEELAKYQDRLPEKFKYLATAPAKDPDGERAVVRFSRKSKEHYVRTEHDGKPSGWTALYIDGKWEVTDKRKKK; this is encoded by the coding sequence ATGGGTAAATCACTCGTTATCGTGGAGTCGCCAGCCAAGGCCAAAACAATCAACAAATATCTTGGCAAAGACTTTATCGTAAAGTCTAGTGTCGGTCATGTCCGCGATCTGCCAACTGCCGGTCAATCAACTGGTGCCAAAAAAGCAGCGCCGACGTCGACTAAAGGCCTTAGTGCTGAAGAAAAAGCTCGCCTTAAGAAAGAAAAAGAGCGTTCATCTTTAATCAAGAAGATGGGTATCGATCCCTACAATGGTTGGGAAGCGAATTATCAGATACTGCCGGGTAAAGAAAAGGTAGTAAATGAACTTAAAAAGTTAGCGAAAGACGCAGACAGCGTTTATCTCGCAACCGACTTGGACCGCGAAGGAGAGGCCATCGCTTGGCACCTTCGTGAGATCATCGGTGGCGATGAAGAGCGATATAAACGTGTTGTGTTTAACGAAATCACTAAAACAGCAATCCAACAGGCGTTTAAGCAGCCTGGTGACCTAAATATGGATGGTGTTAACGCCCAACAAGCACGTCGTTTTATGGACCGTGTTGTGGGCTTTATGGTGTCTCCGTTGCTATGGAAAAAAGTGGCGCGTGGTTTATCCGCAGGACGTGTTCAATCTGTAGCAGTGAAGCTACTTGTGGAACGTGAGCGTGAAATCAAAGCGTTTACCCCTGAAGAGTTCTGGGATATCAACGCCGATACCAAAACCAGTGCAAATGACAAATTCCGTTTGCTGGTCGCGCAACAAAATGGCGAAGCATTTAAGCCGACTAACGAACAAGAAACCAAAGCAGCAATCAGTGTTTTGGAAAAAGCGCGCTATGAAGTTTGTAAGCGAGAAGATCGCCCTACAACGAGTAAGCCAAGTGCGCCATTCATTACCTCTACATTGCAGCAAGCGGCAAGTACTCGCTTAGGTTATGGTGTTAAGAAAACCATGATGCTAGCGCAGCGTCTTTACGAAGGCGGTTACATCACCTACATGCGTACTGACTCAACCAACTTGAGCCAAGAAGCGGTTGCCTCTGTTCGTGATTTCATCACTGATCAATTTGGTGATAAATACCTACCAAGTAAGCCAAATGTTTACGGCAGTAAAGAAAATGCCCAAGAGGCGCACGAAGCGATTCGTCCTTCTAGCGTTGATGTTAAATCTGATGATTTGCAAGGTATGGATGCGGATGCGCACAAATTGTATAACTTAATTTGGAATCAGTTTGTGGCGTGTCAAATGACGCCTGCTCAATACACTTCTACAACTGTAAGTGTTAAGGCGGCAGAATACACGTTGAAAGCAAAAGGCCGTATTCTCAAATTCGATGGTTGGACACGTGTACAACGTCCACTTGGTAAGAATGAAGACCAAATTTTACCTGAAGTAAAAGTAGGGGATGAACTAGCCCTTGAAGCGTTAGATCCTAAACAGCATTTTACTAAGCCACCGGCTCGCTATACTGAAGCAGCATTGGTTAAAGAATTAGAAAAACGTGGGATTGGTCGACCATCTACTTACGCATCGATTATTTCTACCATCCAAGATCGTGGTTACGTAAAAGTCGATTCACGTCGTTTTTACGCGGAAAAGATGGGCGAAATTGTTACAGATCGTCTGGATGATAGTTTTGAAGATTTGATGAACTATGACTTCACAGCACGTATGGAACAAAAACTCGACCAAATTGCCGAAGGTGATGCTAATTGGAAAGGGGTATTAGACAACTTCTTTGCCGATTTTAGTCAAAACCTTGAACAAGCCGAGCAAGATGAAGAACAAGGTGGTATGAAGCCTAACCACATGGTGCAAACAGATATTGAATGTCCAACTTGTGGTCGTCCAATGGTGATTCGCACGGCTTCTACTGGCGTTTTCTTAGGGTGTTCTGGTTATGCACTTCCGCCGAAAGAACGTTGTAAGACAACCATCAATCTTGGTGATGAAGATGGTGTTATCAATGTCTTAGAAGAAGATGTTGAAACCGCAGCACTACGCGCTAAAAAACGTTGCCCAATTTGCGGCACTGCAATGGATGCTTACTTGATTGATGAAAAACGTAAGCTTCATGTGTGTGGTAATAACCCAAATTGTGAAGGCTATATCGTTGAACACGGCGAATTTAAACTGAAAGGGTATGATGGCCCTGTTGTTGAGTGCGATAAATGTGGCTCAGACATGGTTCTGAAAAATGGCCGATTTGGTAAGTACATGGCATGTACCAATGAATCTTGTAGCAATACCCGTAAGATTTTGAAAAACGGTGAAGTTGCTCCGCCAAAAGAAGACCCGGTCCATTTCCCAGAACTACCTTGCACACAGTCTGACGCGTATTTTGTGCTGCGCGATGGTGCGTCTGGCTTATTCTTTGCGGCAAGTAATTTCCCTAAATCGCGTGAGACACGCGCACCGTTAGTGGAAGAGCTAGCAAAATATCAAGACCGCTTACCTGAGAAATTCAAGTACCTAGCAACTGCTCCAGCGAAAGATCCTGATGGTGAACGTGCTGTAGTACGCTTTAGCCGTAAATCGAAAGAGCATTATGTACGTACCGAACATGATGGAAAACCATCTGGATGGACGGCGCTATACATCGACGGTAAATGGGAAGTAACGGATAAACGCAAGAAAAAATAG
- a CDS encoding YciN family protein yields MADKKPISKVDLLMIANQLIQDHEHYVEGMKATQVEEKAGILVFKGEYFLDDNGLPTTKTTAVFNMFKYLAHHLSSEFTLE; encoded by the coding sequence ATGGCCGATAAAAAGCCCATTTCAAAAGTCGACTTACTCATGATAGCGAATCAACTAATTCAAGATCATGAACATTATGTTGAAGGCATGAAAGCTACTCAAGTTGAAGAAAAAGCAGGCATTTTAGTATTTAAAGGTGAATATTTCCTTGATGACAACGGACTGCCAACCACAAAAACAACAGCGGTATTCAACATGTTTAAATATTTAGCGCACCACCTATCATCAGAATTTACTCTCGAATAG
- the aroA gene encoding 3-phosphoshikimate 1-carboxyvinyltransferase, which translates to MESLTLQPVEKFDGEVNLPGSKSVSNRALLLAALAKGKTRLTNLLDSDDIRHMLSALTKLGVQYQLSDDKTVCEVEGLGRPFSADTPLELFLGNAGTAMRPLAAALCLGQGEFVLTGEPRMKERPIGHLVNALREAGAEIEYLENENYPPLSIKGTGLKSGTVAIDGSISSQFLTAFLMSAPLADGDITINIVGELVSKPYIDITLQIMQQFGVNVINNDYQQFVIPTGQSYVAPGHFMVEGDASSASYFLASAAVKGGSVKVTGIGKKSIQGDVQFADALEKMGAEIEWGDEYIIARRGELNAIDMDFNHIPDAAMTIATAALFAKGTTTIRNVYNWRVKETDRLAAMATELRKVGAEIEEGEDYITVTPPEKFIHAAIDTYDDHRMAMCFSLVAFSDVGVTINDPKCTSKTFPDYFDKFAALSH; encoded by the coding sequence ATGGAAAGCCTTACGTTACAACCTGTTGAAAAATTTGATGGAGAAGTGAATCTTCCTGGTTCAAAAAGTGTTTCTAACCGAGCTTTATTGCTCGCTGCACTAGCAAAAGGGAAGACGCGCCTCACTAACTTACTTGATAGTGATGATATTCGTCATATGCTCAGTGCCCTTACTAAACTGGGTGTTCAGTATCAACTTTCTGATGATAAAACCGTTTGTGAAGTGGAAGGTTTAGGCCGGCCATTTTCGGCAGACACGCCATTAGAACTGTTTTTGGGTAACGCTGGTACAGCAATGCGTCCACTTGCGGCAGCACTGTGTTTGGGTCAAGGTGAGTTTGTTCTGACTGGCGAACCTCGCATGAAAGAACGCCCAATTGGTCACTTAGTCAATGCGCTGCGTGAAGCTGGCGCAGAAATTGAATATTTAGAAAATGAGAATTACCCGCCACTGTCGATAAAAGGCACTGGTCTCAAGTCGGGTACTGTCGCCATCGATGGTTCTATTTCTAGTCAATTTTTGACGGCTTTTCTCATGTCTGCGCCACTGGCTGATGGTGACATCACCATCAATATTGTGGGTGAGTTAGTATCAAAACCTTATATCGATATTACCTTGCAGATCATGCAACAGTTCGGTGTTAATGTTATTAACAACGACTACCAACAGTTCGTGATACCAACAGGGCAAAGCTACGTCGCACCAGGACATTTTATGGTGGAAGGTGATGCATCATCAGCGTCTTACTTCCTCGCCTCTGCAGCGGTTAAAGGCGGCAGTGTGAAAGTGACGGGGATTGGCAAAAAAAGCATCCAAGGTGATGTGCAATTTGCTGACGCGTTAGAAAAAATGGGGGCAGAAATTGAGTGGGGTGATGAATATATTATTGCTCGTCGCGGTGAACTCAATGCCATCGATATGGATTTTAACCATATTCCAGATGCAGCCATGACTATTGCAACTGCAGCCTTGTTCGCTAAAGGGACCACCACCATTCGCAATGTATATAACTGGCGCGTGAAAGAAACCGATCGCTTAGCGGCTATGGCGACAGAGCTACGTAAAGTCGGCGCTGAAATAGAAGAGGGCGAAGACTACATCACGGTCACTCCGCCAGAAAAATTCATCCATGCAGCCATTGATACTTATGATGATCACCGCATGGCAATGTGTTTTTCGTTAGTGGCTTTCTCTGACGTTGGTGTGACGATTAATGATCCAAAATGTACGTCAAAAACATTCCCAGATTATTTTGATAAATTCGCCGCATTAAGTCATTAA
- a CDS encoding outer membrane lipoprotein: MKKWIWILLIFPLFANAAYQRNQARPVNNVVFGSVETVRYISQQQIHHAQHNDDGWKTLLGAVVGGVIGHQFGGGHGRQVATVVGAAAGAGVAHAANSADPIYREQYKLVELLIKTDDGKLVDVIQDVDPEMLFGSGDQVRILYFDDGVRVDREM; this comes from the coding sequence ATGAAAAAGTGGATATGGATCTTATTGATTTTTCCATTGTTTGCCAATGCAGCTTATCAAAGGAATCAAGCGAGACCTGTGAATAACGTCGTATTTGGCTCGGTAGAAACAGTTCGATACATTTCTCAACAGCAAATTCACCATGCACAACATAACGATGATGGCTGGAAAACATTGTTGGGAGCCGTCGTTGGTGGGGTGATAGGCCATCAATTCGGAGGTGGACATGGTCGTCAGGTCGCGACTGTCGTTGGTGCCGCGGCTGGGGCTGGGGTTGCACATGCGGCTAATAGCGCTGATCCCATTTACCGTGAACAATATAAATTGGTTGAATTACTAATAAAAACTGACGATGGTAAATTGGTTGATGTGATTCAAGATGTTGATCCGGAAATGCTATTTGGTTCAGGCGATCAGGTGCGAATTCTCTATTTTGATGATGGCGTGAGAGTAGATCGCGAAATGTAA
- the aat gene encoding leucyl/phenylalanyl-tRNA--protein transferase produces MTIYLTELAPDNFLFPSPFEALEEPNGLLAFGGDLNPQRILNAYRQGIFPWYGPGEPILWWSPSPRAVFYPKTFKPSKSVKKFQRKQKYDISLNMATEKVIEQCAALRPPEETWLNNDMRMAYKQLSRMGKCHSVEVWEDEELVGGLYGLSIGRLFCGESMFSIADNASKIALWYFCHHFTQHQGELIDCQVMNPHLASLGATELPRSQFMQTLLSLKEQNVSASCFERQWLSSPIDVS; encoded by the coding sequence ATGACGATTTACCTTACCGAACTCGCACCGGATAATTTTCTCTTTCCTTCTCCATTTGAAGCGTTGGAAGAGCCAAATGGCCTATTGGCCTTTGGGGGTGATCTCAATCCACAACGAATACTCAACGCTTATCGACAAGGGATATTTCCATGGTATGGACCAGGTGAACCTATCCTCTGGTGGAGTCCATCGCCACGAGCCGTCTTTTATCCTAAGACATTTAAACCGAGTAAAAGTGTTAAAAAATTTCAAAGAAAGCAAAAATATGACATTAGCCTCAATATGGCGACGGAAAAAGTTATTGAACAGTGTGCAGCTCTAAGGCCGCCAGAAGAAACTTGGTTAAATAACGACATGAGAATGGCTTATAAACAACTGTCTCGAATGGGCAAGTGCCATTCCGTTGAGGTGTGGGAAGACGAGGAACTGGTCGGTGGCCTTTATGGTCTTAGTATTGGTCGACTTTTCTGTGGTGAATCCATGTTCAGTATCGCGGATAACGCCTCCAAAATAGCTCTATGGTATTTCTGTCATCACTTTACACAACATCAAGGAGAACTCATTGATTGTCAGGTCATGAATCCTCATTTGGCTTCCCTCGGTGCAACAGAGTTACCAAGATCACAATTTATGCAAACATTGCTATCCTTAAAGGAGCAAAACGTCAGCGCAAGCTGTTTTGAACGCCAATGGTTAAGTTCGCCCATCGACGTATCGTAG
- a CDS encoding arginyltransferase: protein MSSDIHQIRIGLTNNHPCSYLDDKLERVAVAIDPQMQSADNFEVLLANGFRRSGDTIYKPHCDHCKACQALRVNVVDNMASKSQKRLLAKARDDFHWVLKDTLDDNWFDLYARYIRTRHRNGTMFPPQKDEFLRFSLCEWLNTQFLHVYQHDQLVAVAVTDVMSQCASAFYTFFDPDISLSLGTLCILYQLQMCKNEAKQWLYLGYQIDQCPAMNYKVRFHSHQRLVNQRWRG from the coding sequence ATGAGTTCTGATATACACCAAATTCGTATCGGGTTAACGAACAACCATCCTTGTAGTTATTTAGACGATAAGTTAGAGCGTGTCGCCGTTGCTATCGATCCACAAATGCAATCCGCTGATAATTTTGAAGTACTGCTTGCTAATGGTTTTCGCCGTAGTGGCGACACCATCTATAAGCCTCATTGTGACCACTGCAAAGCCTGTCAGGCCTTACGTGTTAATGTGGTCGACAACATGGCTAGTAAAAGTCAAAAACGCCTGCTAGCGAAAGCGAGAGACGATTTTCATTGGGTACTAAAAGATACCTTAGATGATAATTGGTTTGATTTATACGCTCGCTATATTCGGACACGTCACCGCAATGGCACCATGTTCCCCCCACAAAAGGACGAATTTTTGCGCTTTTCACTGTGTGAATGGCTTAATACTCAGTTTCTACACGTTTATCAACACGATCAATTGGTCGCTGTTGCTGTGACTGATGTGATGAGCCAATGTGCTAGCGCATTTTACACCTTCTTTGATCCAGACATTTCCCTTTCACTTGGCACCTTATGTATTCTTTATCAGCTTCAAATGTGTAAAAATGAAGCAAAACAGTGGCTTTACTTGGGCTATCAAATTGATCAATGCCCCGCAATGAACTATAAAGTACGCTTTCATTCTCATCAAAGGCTAGTAAATCAGCGTTGGCGAGGGTAA
- the infA gene encoding translation initiation factor IF-1, with translation MAKEDVIEMQGTVLDTLPNTMFRVELENGHVVTAHISGKMRKNYIRILTGDKVTVELTPYDLSKGRIVFRSR, from the coding sequence ATGGCTAAAGAAGACGTAATTGAGATGCAAGGCACTGTCCTTGATACTCTTCCAAATACTATGTTCCGTGTTGAGCTTGAGAATGGCCACGTGGTAACAGCACATATCTCCGGTAAAATGCGTAAAAACTACATTCGTATCCTTACTGGTGACAAAGTAACTGTTGAGTTAACTCCATACGATCTATCTAAAGGACGCATCGTCTTCCGTTCTCGTTAA
- the clpA gene encoding ATP-dependent Clp protease ATP-binding subunit ClpA — MLNKELESSLNGAFARARDKRHEFMTVEHLLLALLENDAAKEALVACQADIETLRRELDTFIDQTTPLIPDNDETRETQPTLSFQRVLQRAVFHVQSSGRSEVTGANVLVAIFSEQESHAAYLLKKNDISRLDIVNYISHGITKASSASEDSSSDSFGPESSEEVSTDERLESFASNLNQLAKQGQIDPLIGRDKELERTIQVLCRRRKNNPLLVGEAGVGKTAIAEGLAWRIVEGTVPDVIKDSVIYSLDIGSLLAGTKYRGDFEKRFKAILKQLEKEKDAILFIDEIHTIIGAGAASGGQVDAANLIKPLLSSGKLRCIGSTTYQEYSTIFEKERALARRFQKIDVVEPSLDDTTKILMGLKPKYEAHHEVRYTNKALRAAVELSAKYINERHLPDKAIDVIDEAGARVRLLPVSKRKKTVGVAEIESMVAKMARIPEKSVSSSDKDILKKLDSKMKMLVFGQDNAIDVLSESIKLTRAGLGAENRPVGSFLFAGPTGVGKTEVTVQLAKLLGIELLRFDMSEYGERHSVSRLIGAPPGYVGYDQGGLLTDAVIKNPHCVVLLDEIEKAHPDIFNLLLQVMDNGTLTDNNGRKADFRNVILVMTTNAGVAETVKKSIGLIQQDHSHDAMSEIKKVFTPEFRNRLDHIIWFNSLDETVIAQVVDKFIVELQAQLDVRGVSLEVSEDARNWLAHRGYDREMGARPMARVIQDQLKKPLANELLFGSLVDGGTVKVGLDSDKLTFEYLGSKEEAQVS, encoded by the coding sequence ATGCTTAACAAAGAACTAGAATCGAGTTTAAATGGCGCATTCGCGCGGGCTCGTGACAAAAGACATGAGTTTATGACCGTAGAGCACCTCCTACTGGCGTTGTTGGAAAATGACGCTGCGAAGGAAGCATTAGTCGCGTGTCAGGCCGATATTGAGACATTACGTCGTGAACTTGACACATTCATTGATCAAACCACCCCGCTGATTCCAGACAACGATGAAACCCGTGAAACTCAACCAACCCTGAGTTTTCAGCGTGTGCTACAAAGAGCCGTTTTCCATGTTCAGTCTTCTGGTCGTAGCGAAGTGACCGGAGCGAATGTTTTAGTTGCGATTTTTAGTGAACAAGAATCTCACGCCGCTTATTTGTTGAAGAAAAATGACATTAGCCGCCTCGATATTGTTAACTATATTTCGCATGGTATTACAAAAGCTTCCAGCGCGAGTGAAGACTCTTCTTCAGACTCTTTCGGTCCAGAAAGTAGTGAAGAAGTCAGTACTGACGAACGTTTAGAAAGTTTTGCAAGTAACCTCAATCAACTGGCAAAACAAGGGCAAATTGACCCGCTAATCGGACGTGACAAAGAACTTGAACGTACGATTCAAGTACTCTGTCGCCGTCGCAAAAATAACCCGCTACTCGTTGGCGAAGCAGGGGTAGGTAAAACTGCTATTGCTGAAGGGTTAGCATGGAGAATCGTTGAAGGCACGGTTCCTGATGTCATTAAAGATAGCGTTATTTACTCTTTAGATATCGGTTCGCTGTTAGCTGGCACTAAGTATCGAGGTGACTTTGAAAAACGTTTCAAAGCGATTCTGAAGCAGCTTGAAAAAGAAAAAGACGCGATTCTGTTTATCGATGAAATTCATACCATTATTGGTGCTGGCGCAGCATCTGGCGGCCAAGTGGATGCTGCTAACTTGATTAAACCTCTACTAAGTAGTGGCAAGTTGCGCTGTATTGGTTCAACGACTTACCAAGAATACAGCACGATCTTTGAAAAAGAACGCGCATTGGCTCGTCGTTTCCAAAAAATCGATGTGGTGGAACCATCGTTAGACGATACCACGAAGATTTTAATGGGATTGAAACCTAAATACGAAGCTCACCATGAGGTGCGTTACACCAATAAGGCGTTACGAGCTGCGGTTGAATTGTCAGCTAAATACATCAATGAACGTCACCTTCCTGACAAAGCCATTGATGTCATCGACGAAGCGGGCGCTAGAGTACGTTTATTGCCTGTCAGTAAGCGTAAGAAAACCGTGGGTGTTGCTGAGATTGAATCCATGGTGGCCAAAATGGCCCGTATCCCTGAGAAATCAGTGTCATCATCTGATAAAGACATTCTGAAAAAACTCGATAGCAAGATGAAAATGTTGGTTTTCGGACAAGACAATGCGATCGATGTTCTATCTGAATCCATTAAATTGACTCGTGCAGGCCTTGGTGCAGAGAATCGTCCTGTCGGTTCATTCTTGTTTGCTGGCCCTACAGGGGTTGGTAAAACAGAAGTGACGGTGCAGCTTGCCAAGTTACTGGGTATTGAGCTCCTGCGTTTCGATATGTCTGAATATGGTGAACGTCACTCGGTGAGCCGTTTAATAGGTGCGCCTCCAGGTTATGTTGGTTATGACCAAGGCGGACTATTAACTGATGCCGTCATTAAAAATCCGCACTGTGTTGTGCTTTTGGATGAAATCGAAAAGGCGCACCCTGATATCTTTAACTTGTTATTGCAAGTGATGGATAATGGGACGTTAACTGACAATAACGGGCGTAAAGCGGATTTCCGTAACGTGATTCTGGTTATGACTACCAACGCAGGTGTTGCGGAAACAGTGAAGAAATCGATTGGTTTGATTCAACAAGATCATAGCCATGATGCCATGTCGGAAATTAAGAAGGTCTTTACTCCTGAATTCCGTAACCGTTTAGACCATATCATATGGTTCAATAGCTTAGATGAAACGGTCATTGCTCAAGTGGTTGATAAGTTCATTGTTGAATTGCAAGCTCAGTTGGATGTTCGTGGTGTGTCACTTGAAGTGTCAGAAGATGCACGTAACTGGTTAGCTCATCGTGGTTACGACCGGGAAATGGGGGCTCGTCCAATGGCTCGAGTCATTCAGGATCAACTGAAGAAACCATTAGCGAATGAACTATTGTTTGGTTCACTTGTTGATGGCGGTACAGTGAAGGTTGGGCTTGATAGTGACAAACTTACTTTTGAATATCTTGGTTCAAAAGAGGAAGCTCAGGTTTCTTAA
- the clpS gene encoding ATP-dependent Clp protease adapter ClpS yields MGKNFEWVTPGSDLLEEEKTAIKPPAMYNVLLMNDDYTPMDFVIEILERFFSMDIERATQVMLKVHYEGKAICGTFTAEVAETKVMQVTMYSRENEHPLLCTLEQA; encoded by the coding sequence ATGGGTAAGAATTTTGAATGGGTAACTCCAGGCTCAGATTTGCTGGAGGAAGAAAAGACAGCGATAAAGCCACCGGCGATGTATAACGTACTGTTAATGAACGATGATTACACCCCGATGGACTTTGTTATAGAAATCCTAGAGCGGTTTTTTTCTATGGATATAGAAAGGGCAACTCAGGTGATGCTTAAAGTACATTACGAAGGCAAAGCAATATGTGGCACGTTTACTGCAGAGGTAGCAGAGACGAAAGTCATGCAAGTGACAATGTATTCGAGGGAAAACGAGCATCCGTTGCTCTGTACATTAGAGCAGGCGTAA
- the cspD gene encoding cold shock domain-containing protein CspD: MATGTVKWFNNAKGFGFICPQGEDGDIFAHYSTIQMDGYRTLKAGQTVSYEVEEGPKGYHASSVVPIEGEQAK, translated from the coding sequence ATGGCTACAGGTACAGTAAAATGGTTCAATAACGCAAAAGGATTTGGTTTTATTTGTCCACAAGGTGAAGATGGGGATATCTTCGCACATTATTCAACCATTCAGATGGACGGTTACCGCACGCTTAAAGCGGGCCAAACGGTATCTTATGAAGTTGAAGAAGGTCCAAAAGGCTATCATGCGAGTTCTGTCGTACCTATCGAAGGGGAACAAGCTAAGTAA